A stretch of Bifidobacterium sp. ESL0704 DNA encodes these proteins:
- the gltX gene encoding glutamate--tRNA ligase translates to MTENSTDSRPELPKDVRVRFCPSPTGTPHVGMVRTALFNWAEARHTHGTFVFRIEDTDNERDSEESYNQIIEALNWLNIDWDEGINVGGPDGPYRQSERGDIYRDVAQKLLDAGFAYESYSTSEEIEARNVAAGRPKAFGYDGYDRNLTEEQKAAFRAEGRKPALRVKMPDEDIAFDDLIRGHIEFKAGSVPDYVIVRPNGDPLYTLTNPVDDALMRINVVLRGEDLLSSTPRQVVLYRYLMKIGVAKEMPLFGHMPYVMGKGKKKLSKRDPESNLFLHRDNGFIPEGLLNYLALLGWSIAPDRDVFSMDEMVEKFDIRDVKANPAHFDIDKAISINAEHIRMLEPQDFLNRSVPYLHRDGVVSADSWDKLTDRERTILTASAPLVQPRVRLLGEVAGMAGSLLSEAEYIEPADDARKTLKDSASEVLDKAIAALAEVADADWKTDNLHETLNKALVEDGGFKPRLAFGPVRVAMSGRRVSPPLFESMEIVGKPLTLARLKGLREHL, encoded by the coding sequence ATGACTGAAAACTCAACTGATTCACGACCTGAACTGCCCAAAGATGTCCGTGTCCGCTTCTGCCCGTCGCCCACCGGCACCCCGCATGTCGGCATGGTGCGCACCGCCCTCTTCAACTGGGCCGAGGCGCGGCATACGCATGGCACCTTCGTCTTCCGCATTGAGGATACGGACAACGAGCGCGATTCCGAGGAAAGCTACAACCAAATCATTGAGGCTCTGAACTGGCTGAACATCGACTGGGACGAGGGCATCAACGTCGGTGGCCCCGACGGCCCGTACCGCCAGTCCGAGCGTGGCGACATCTATCGCGATGTCGCCCAGAAACTGCTTGACGCCGGATTCGCCTACGAGTCCTACTCCACTTCCGAAGAGATCGAGGCGCGCAATGTCGCCGCAGGCCGGCCGAAGGCCTTTGGCTACGACGGCTATGACCGCAACCTGACCGAGGAGCAGAAGGCCGCTTTCCGCGCCGAGGGCCGCAAGCCCGCGCTGCGCGTGAAGATGCCCGACGAGGACATCGCCTTCGACGATCTGATTCGCGGCCACATCGAGTTCAAGGCCGGCTCTGTGCCCGATTACGTCATCGTGCGTCCCAACGGCGATCCGCTTTACACGCTGACCAACCCGGTTGACGACGCGCTGATGCGCATCAACGTGGTGCTGCGTGGTGAGGACCTCCTGAGCTCCACCCCGCGTCAGGTCGTGCTCTATCGCTACCTGATGAAGATCGGCGTGGCGAAAGAAATGCCGCTGTTCGGCCACATGCCCTACGTCATGGGCAAGGGCAAAAAGAAGCTTTCCAAGCGCGACCCGGAATCCAACCTCTTCCTGCACCGCGACAACGGCTTCATCCCCGAAGGGCTGCTCAATTATCTGGCCCTGCTCGGCTGGTCGATCGCGCCCGACCGCGACGTGTTCAGCATGGACGAGATGGTCGAGAAGTTCGACATCCGCGACGTGAAGGCCAACCCGGCTCATTTCGACATCGACAAGGCCATCTCCATCAACGCCGAGCATATCCGCATGCTTGAACCGCAGGACTTCCTCAACCGTTCCGTGCCGTACCTGCACCGCGACGGCGTGGTTTCCGCTGATTCGTGGGATAAACTGACCGATCGCGAACGTACGATCTTGACCGCTTCTGCACCGCTGGTCCAGCCGCGCGTGCGCTTGCTCGGCGAGGTCGCCGGCATGGCCGGAAGCCTCCTGAGCGAAGCCGAATACATCGAGCCTGCCGATGACGCCCGCAAGACGCTCAAGGATTCCGCTTCTGAGGTGCTCGACAAGGCCATCGCCGCGCTCGCCGAGGTTGCCGACGCCGATTGGAAGACCGATAACCTGCACGAGACGCTTAACAAGGCGCTGGTCGAGGACGGCGGTTTCAAGCCGCGTCTGGCGTTCGGCCCGGTGCGCGTCGCCATGTCCGGTCGCCGTGTCTCGCCCCCGCTTTTCGAATCCATGGAGATCGTCGGCAAGCCGCTGACCCTTGCCCGTCTGAAAGGTCTGCGCGAGCATCTGTAA
- a CDS encoding metallophosphoesterase: protein MTDQTHGTHDLSSKPRIQPVQEGDTRPVSVSVRLGRLQFHDSGKFRVLVLADIQDGPKVNKDTIKLIKAALDNSRPDIVIFSGNQIAGYDQAYAKTFRKRTWTPQKWPMGAEATNQRDTELEHTRELVRQEISQFLSPLIERHVPWAVTYGNHDFQCGLSNAELDEIYREFPGCLNPEPPIKRSDRPRKQPGSGLPEQYIYPCEPGTFVLPVSEDHKSDNVLGLVMFNSGDYGKLGGYGAPSQRALDFLKVAPGLVGAKSIVFQHIPVPQYYDLLKEVPATAAHAVEGYRTFAGHNYVIDETKTLPGSFLGEGISCPDVDTGEFDILKSTGGYFALLAGHDHRNRFVGSIGGLTLVATPTCGFGSYGPAPAQRAARLLEFDIRHPYEPRTQLLEFGDLVGKASSGKAYTYALNGTPDAAKEGTNLLRRPRLLAQILRKMHLKK, encoded by the coding sequence ATGACTGATCAGACACACGGAACGCATGATCTTTCGTCAAAGCCGAGAATTCAGCCGGTTCAGGAGGGTGACACCCGGCCTGTTTCGGTTTCGGTGCGCCTTGGTCGCCTGCAGTTTCACGATTCCGGCAAATTCCGCGTTTTGGTGTTGGCGGATATCCAGGACGGGCCGAAGGTGAACAAAGACACCATCAAGCTCATCAAGGCCGCACTCGACAACTCTCGTCCAGATATCGTTATTTTTTCCGGCAACCAAATTGCCGGTTATGACCAGGCCTATGCGAAAACGTTCCGCAAGCGCACGTGGACGCCGCAGAAATGGCCAATGGGAGCGGAGGCGACCAACCAGCGCGACACGGAGCTTGAACATACCCGCGAGCTGGTGCGACAGGAGATTTCTCAGTTCCTTTCCCCTCTGATCGAGCGTCACGTTCCATGGGCCGTCACTTACGGCAACCACGATTTTCAGTGCGGGCTTTCCAATGCCGAACTTGATGAGATTTATCGTGAATTTCCCGGGTGCCTGAACCCGGAACCTCCCATCAAGCGTTCGGATCGCCCTCGCAAGCAGCCCGGCAGCGGCTTGCCTGAGCAGTATATCTATCCTTGTGAGCCGGGCACGTTCGTTCTGCCGGTCAGCGAGGACCACAAAAGTGACAACGTGCTTGGTCTGGTGATGTTCAATTCAGGCGATTACGGCAAACTAGGTGGTTACGGAGCACCGAGCCAGCGGGCGCTTGATTTTCTCAAGGTCGCACCGGGGCTTGTGGGAGCCAAATCGATAGTCTTCCAGCACATCCCGGTACCGCAGTATTACGATTTGCTCAAAGAAGTTCCGGCCACCGCCGCGCACGCCGTAGAAGGCTACCGTACATTCGCCGGCCACAATTACGTCATTGACGAGACCAAGACGCTGCCCGGCAGTTTCTTGGGGGAGGGTATCAGTTGCCCGGACGTCGATACCGGCGAATTCGATATCCTCAAGTCGACCGGCGGCTATTTCGCGCTGCTGGCCGGTCATGACCACCGCAACCGTTTTGTCGGTTCCATCGGCGGCCTGACGCTTGTGGCCACACCGACCTGCGGCTTCGGCTCCTACGGTCCGGCCCCGGCCCAGCGTGCCGCGCGTCTTCTCGAATTCGATATCCGTCACCCGTACGAGCCGCGCACCCAACTGCTTGAGTTCGGCGATCTGGTCGGCAAAGCGAGTTCCGGCAAGGCCTATACGTACGCACTCAACGGCACTCCCGACGCCGCGAAAGAAGGCACGAACCTTCTGCGTCGTCCTCGCCTTCTAGCCCAGATTCTGCGCAAAATGCATCTGAAGAAGTAG
- a CDS encoding family 78 glycoside hydrolase catalytic domain produces MNDKAVAMGSGNNDEMEAARYVDSNDTSGIGHADTINGIGDTINGIDGAAKESRPYGLMTALRDDALGIVQTKPRLWWQVPVVPGVGGLQLAYQIQLTSSEDGFGSPAVRSTDEIGSAQSTAVPWPFEPLKARSVSFWRVRVRIGSSATGGSVLSDWSEPKKVVVGPLEAKDWDGAAAIWTRGGSLIQSPTPGPTLAADAVLSLRLKVLGSSAGILVRSAVDCNDGFLWRLDAADHALHKMHIHNGHERAIGVAAVPDGIDLHDEFDLRVAAQGECVRTFINGVEIDVAEGITKDGAAYGFKMGQGESVAVSSASIALMPQAQNPSEASDGKAISAAAGHEPPRTMDAHGAGEQLFAVQYHEGCEVPPYAKLVDGAMVVPEGSFGLLGDALPGDYWAFLRHEFDVPQGTITGAYLYVAGLSPLGARQHVYRAWVNGGFVGVGSSRQAEGPAYETYDVTRLIKPGDANAIALQAWAQAGGRVQALLDVRYDDGRVATFVTGPDWQGRPGLDWMPWHGDMNETVNYFVAPREDIDARREPFGWKAAGYRGEDFRPVQTFAGIEGLRADESLAVRGVEIPTIKPTMLSPGRWLFDTGMERSYSVRCHIDVPSDLAGTKLTLRMGEELNGDGSARFHLRGGIRYEDTWILRAGEQDIEHWGYRCFRYLEIDADERLDLGNAITFVDLVAPEPEQVASFASSDNTLDEVWHLCANTLSESRADLYIDTPTRERMPYEADLLTHGRGEMVYARSYDLVRKTSRYLARNPGKFTEYKFMTIQMAYQEYMETGDPDELARDFGLYEREQGLRWLNDDVLIEKDRKTPENDDIVDWPQPSEIDGFDFTRVNTVVNAWQYGALRALAAAAGAVGRSDDARRYGVLADRMREAMNRELFDASAGAYRDGRDTSHTAIHSSMYAAAFSVPAGRDDARRVGEWLMAGGRLDDTVPVSCNAVGWLVEALYRTGQDQAALDVMRSHSATSWWSMMHRWGATQTMEAWNPEIKPNTSFAHPWGVTPIVEIARWVLGVNVTAAGGSWIVVAPHPADLDEVRGDVMTMHGPVSVEIKQREAAMITVKVPGNTKGMLRWPLQGHTLQDVAVTYPDGHEADKTASADGETLVVPLSPGTTTVAVG; encoded by the coding sequence ATGAACGACAAAGCGGTTGCGATGGGTTCCGGCAACAACGATGAGATGGAGGCGGCAAGGTACGTCGACAGCAACGATACCAGCGGAATCGGCCATGCCGATACTATCAACGGCATCGGCGATACTATCAACGGCATCGATGGTGCGGCGAAAGAATCCCGGCCTTACGGGCTGATGACGGCACTGCGTGACGATGCGCTGGGCATAGTGCAGACCAAGCCGCGGCTGTGGTGGCAGGTCCCCGTCGTTCCGGGCGTCGGCGGTCTGCAGCTGGCTTACCAGATTCAGCTCACTTCGAGCGAGGACGGGTTTGGCTCGCCGGCCGTGCGTTCCACCGATGAGATCGGCTCGGCGCAAAGCACCGCGGTGCCGTGGCCGTTCGAGCCGCTGAAAGCGCGCAGCGTGAGCTTCTGGCGGGTGCGGGTCAGAATTGGCAGTTCGGCTACAGGCGGGTCTGTGCTCTCTGATTGGTCTGAGCCGAAAAAGGTGGTCGTGGGGCCGCTGGAAGCGAAGGATTGGGATGGGGCCGCGGCCATTTGGACGCGCGGCGGCTCGCTCATCCAGTCGCCGACTCCCGGTCCGACGCTTGCCGCGGATGCCGTGTTGTCGTTGCGTCTCAAGGTGTTGGGTTCCTCGGCCGGCATTTTGGTGCGTTCGGCCGTGGATTGTAACGATGGGTTCCTGTGGCGTCTCGATGCTGCAGACCATGCGTTGCATAAAATGCATATCCACAACGGCCATGAACGCGCTATCGGTGTTGCCGCCGTGCCCGATGGCATCGACCTGCATGATGAGTTCGATTTGCGGGTTGCCGCTCAAGGCGAATGCGTGCGCACCTTCATCAACGGCGTCGAAATCGATGTGGCCGAGGGCATCACCAAGGATGGTGCGGCCTACGGTTTCAAGATGGGGCAAGGAGAATCGGTGGCCGTCAGCAGCGCCTCGATCGCCCTTATGCCGCAAGCGCAGAATCCATCCGAAGCGTCTGATGGAAAGGCGATTTCGGCCGCCGCCGGCCATGAACCGCCGCGAACCATGGATGCGCATGGTGCCGGTGAGCAGCTGTTCGCTGTGCAATATCACGAGGGCTGCGAGGTGCCGCCTTACGCCAAACTCGTCGACGGTGCGATGGTCGTGCCGGAAGGTTCATTCGGGTTGCTGGGAGACGCGCTGCCGGGAGATTACTGGGCCTTTCTTCGCCATGAGTTTGACGTGCCACAGGGCACAATCACGGGAGCCTATCTCTACGTCGCCGGCCTGTCGCCGTTGGGCGCTCGACAGCATGTGTACCGCGCGTGGGTCAACGGCGGTTTTGTAGGTGTCGGCTCGAGCCGACAGGCCGAGGGACCGGCCTACGAGACCTATGATGTCACTCGTCTCATCAAGCCGGGCGATGCCAATGCCATCGCTTTGCAGGCTTGGGCCCAGGCGGGTGGTCGCGTGCAGGCGTTGCTTGATGTGCGCTACGACGATGGCCGGGTAGCCACCTTCGTCACCGGCCCGGATTGGCAGGGCAGGCCAGGGCTCGACTGGATGCCCTGGCATGGCGATATGAACGAGACCGTCAACTATTTCGTGGCTCCCCGCGAGGACATCGACGCGCGTCGCGAGCCGTTCGGGTGGAAGGCTGCGGGCTATAGAGGAGAGGACTTCCGTCCGGTTCAGACATTTGCCGGTATTGAAGGGCTGCGCGCCGACGAGTCCCTCGCTGTCCGGGGAGTTGAAATACCGACGATCAAACCCACCATGCTTTCACCCGGCCGCTGGCTGTTCGACACCGGCATGGAACGCAGCTATTCGGTGCGTTGCCATATCGACGTCCCATCCGATTTGGCGGGCACGAAGCTCACCTTGCGCATGGGTGAGGAGCTCAACGGCGACGGTTCCGCGCGATTCCACTTGCGTGGCGGCATCCGTTACGAAGACACGTGGATCTTGCGCGCCGGCGAGCAGGATATCGAACACTGGGGTTATCGCTGTTTCCGATACCTTGAAATCGACGCCGACGAGCGTCTCGACCTCGGCAATGCCATCACGTTCGTCGATTTGGTGGCGCCTGAGCCGGAACAGGTCGCCTCGTTCGCATCCAGCGACAACACGCTTGATGAGGTGTGGCATCTGTGCGCCAACACGTTAAGCGAAAGCCGCGCGGACCTCTATATCGATACCCCGACCCGGGAGCGTATGCCGTATGAGGCCGACCTGCTGACGCACGGCCGCGGCGAGATGGTCTACGCGCGTTCCTATGACTTGGTGCGCAAAACCAGCCGGTACTTGGCGCGCAATCCCGGCAAGTTCACCGAATACAAGTTCATGACCATCCAGATGGCCTATCAGGAATATATGGAGACCGGCGATCCCGACGAGCTTGCGCGCGATTTCGGGCTGTATGAACGTGAGCAGGGGCTGCGCTGGCTCAACGACGACGTCCTGATCGAGAAGGACCGCAAGACGCCCGAGAACGATGATATCGTCGACTGGCCGCAGCCTTCAGAGATTGACGGTTTCGACTTTACCCGCGTCAACACGGTGGTCAACGCTTGGCAATACGGGGCGTTGCGTGCGCTCGCCGCTGCCGCCGGGGCGGTGGGGCGAAGCGATGACGCCCGGCGGTATGGCGTTTTGGCCGATCGCATGCGTGAGGCGATGAACCGGGAACTTTTCGACGCATCAGCGGGCGCTTACCGCGATGGGCGGGACACGAGCCATACTGCCATCCATTCGAGTATGTATGCCGCCGCTTTCAGCGTCCCCGCCGGGCGTGATGACGCGCGCCGCGTGGGTGAATGGCTGATGGCCGGCGGCCGTTTGGACGATACCGTGCCGGTCAGCTGCAACGCGGTCGGCTGGCTGGTCGAGGCGCTCTACCGCACCGGCCAGGACCAGGCAGCGCTGGATGTCATGCGTTCGCACAGCGCGACTTCGTGGTGGTCGATGATGCATCGTTGGGGTGCCACGCAGACGATGGAGGCATGGAACCCCGAAATCAAGCCCAACACCTCATTCGCGCATCCCTGGGGAGTGACGCCGATTGTGGAGATTGCACGGTGGGTGCTTGGTGTCAATGTGACGGCTGCGGGCGGCTCCTGGATTGTCGTTGCGCCCCATCCTGCCGATCTGGACGAAGTGCGGGGCGATGTAATGACGATGCACGGGCCGGTTTCCGTCGAAATTAAGCAACGGGAAGCCGCGATGATCACGGTCAAGGTTCCCGGCAATACGAAGGGTATGTTGCGTTGGCCGCTTCAGGGCCACACGTTGCAGGATGTTGCCGTCACATATCCTGATGGCCATGAGGCCGATAAAACGGCAAGCGCGGACGGCGAGACCCTCGTGGTGCCACTGAGTCCCGGTACCACCACGGTGGCGGTCGGCTGA
- a CDS encoding extracellular solute-binding protein, whose protein sequence is MKVSRPVGALAAVSALAMLLSGCGGGNGNSSASGSNEFDKNAKTEITMAGWSLKMTPEFKQLTDAFMKAYPNVTVKLKEYSADDYDKQLTADISAGAQPDVFPLKNMQKYTTYASSKGLADLSDVAKKYAGNKKIDMSMYKTSDGKYYGLPYRADHWVMFYNKDMFKKTGIKEPDGTWTWDDYTKVGEELKKKLPAAGYDANSVYPMYQHNWRSVVVSMALAQNGQPASKTYLKDNFNYTLPYYKRALKWQDDKLTINWNTSFTNKVQYQAQFGTQKAAMMPMGTWYAAAFLNQQKTGDAQKFDWGMAPVPQNPSKKMPSTPVTFGSPTGLAVSAKDTGQKAAAAKKFVEWAIGEGGADTLAKLTTTPAYINDKVTKDFFAADGMANDQLSKDAWSKFDMKLEQPVSSATDTIEDLLDKGHSAIMTETQKPDAGIKEVEDNVKNQGVLDN, encoded by the coding sequence ATGAAAGTCTCACGTCCAGTAGGCGCCTTGGCGGCGGTCTCTGCACTTGCGATGCTGCTTTCGGGTTGCGGCGGTGGCAACGGCAACAGCAGCGCTTCCGGCAGCAATGAATTTGATAAGAACGCAAAAACCGAAATCACCATGGCCGGGTGGTCGCTGAAGATGACCCCTGAGTTCAAGCAGCTGACGGATGCCTTTATGAAGGCCTATCCGAATGTCACGGTGAAACTCAAGGAATACAGCGCCGACGACTACGACAAGCAGCTTACCGCCGATATCTCGGCAGGTGCCCAGCCCGATGTCTTCCCGCTGAAGAACATGCAGAAGTACACTACTTATGCCAGCTCAAAGGGCCTGGCCGATTTGAGCGACGTCGCCAAGAAGTACGCGGGCAACAAGAAGATCGATATGTCGATGTACAAGACCAGCGATGGCAAATACTACGGTCTGCCGTATCGCGCCGACCACTGGGTGATGTTCTACAACAAGGATATGTTCAAGAAGACGGGCATCAAGGAGCCCGACGGCACCTGGACCTGGGATGACTACACCAAGGTGGGCGAAGAGCTCAAGAAGAAGCTTCCGGCCGCCGGCTATGACGCCAACAGCGTCTACCCGATGTACCAGCACAACTGGCGCTCCGTGGTCGTCTCGATGGCGCTCGCACAGAACGGCCAGCCCGCCTCGAAGACCTATTTGAAGGACAACTTCAACTACACGCTTCCTTATTACAAGCGCGCGCTGAAATGGCAGGACGACAAGCTGACCATTAACTGGAACACCTCCTTCACCAACAAGGTGCAGTATCAGGCCCAGTTCGGCACGCAAAAGGCCGCTATGATGCCGATGGGCACCTGGTATGCCGCAGCGTTCCTGAACCAGCAGAAGACGGGCGACGCCCAGAAGTTCGATTGGGGCATGGCTCCGGTTCCTCAGAACCCAAGCAAGAAGATGCCGAGCACGCCGGTCACCTTCGGCAGCCCGACCGGTCTCGCCGTTTCCGCCAAAGACACCGGCCAGAAGGCCGCCGCGGCCAAGAAGTTCGTCGAATGGGCCATTGGCGAGGGCGGTGCCGATACGCTGGCCAAGCTCACGACAACGCCGGCCTATATCAACGACAAGGTCACCAAGGACTTCTTCGCCGCTGATGGCATGGCCAACGACCAGCTGTCCAAGGACGCATGGTCCAAGTTCGATATGAAGCTCGAGCAGCCGGTGAGCAGCGCCACGGACACGATCGAGGACCTGCTCGACAAGGGTCATTCCGCGATTATGACCGAGACCCAGAAGCCCGATGCGGGCATCAAGGAAGTCGAGGACAACGTCAAGAACCAGGGTGTTCTCGACAACTGA
- a CDS encoding IclR family transcriptional regulator produces the protein MDSLSQDPQEARTIRAPKPTGNAAQNSNHASIHDEIHSGVGVLDKTVKILEALESGPSTLGQLVAATGLARPTAHRLAIALERHRFVLRDQHGRFILGSRFAELATAAGEDRLLTAAGPILQTLLDRTGESAQIYRRQGDQRVCIAAVERASGLHDSIPVGAMLSMQAGSAAQILVAWEDSERLHQGLRHAKFTTSTLATVRRRGWADSVNEREEGVCSVSAPIRNSSGQVIAAISISGPSGRMGPSPGRRYAPYVMAGGKYLTNALMKASAGR, from the coding sequence ATGGACTCATTATCACAGGATCCCCAAGAGGCGCGGACCATACGCGCGCCCAAACCAACCGGCAATGCCGCCCAAAACTCGAATCATGCTTCGATTCATGACGAGATTCATTCCGGGGTCGGGGTCCTCGATAAGACGGTCAAAATTCTTGAAGCCCTGGAAAGCGGGCCTTCCACATTAGGACAACTCGTTGCCGCGACCGGACTTGCGAGGCCTACCGCACACCGACTGGCGATTGCGCTGGAGCGTCATCGTTTCGTTCTGCGCGACCAGCACGGTCGTTTCATCCTGGGGTCGCGCTTCGCCGAATTGGCCACTGCCGCCGGCGAAGACCGCCTGCTGACGGCTGCCGGGCCAATCCTCCAGACGCTTCTGGACCGCACCGGAGAATCCGCACAGATCTACCGCCGCCAAGGCGACCAGCGTGTGTGTATCGCCGCCGTCGAGCGGGCGAGCGGACTGCATGATTCCATCCCCGTGGGTGCCATGCTTTCGATGCAGGCCGGCAGCGCCGCGCAGATCCTCGTCGCCTGGGAGGATTCCGAGCGACTGCATCAGGGCCTGCGCCACGCCAAATTCACGACTTCCACGTTGGCGACCGTACGCCGCCGCGGCTGGGCCGATTCGGTCAACGAGCGCGAAGAGGGCGTCTGCTCGGTTTCCGCGCCGATCCGCAACTCTTCCGGCCAGGTCATCGCGGCCATCTCCATTTCCGGTCCCTCCGGCCGCATGGGCCCCTCGCCGGGCCGCCGCTACGCCCCGTACGTCATGGCCGGCGGCAAATACCTGACCAACGCACTGATGAAGGCCAGCGCCGGGCGGTAG
- a CDS encoding carbohydrate ABC transporter permease, whose translation MSTQAVAPQISEVSPDIPFNKKRKSPLKIVGTVIGYAAMLAVAAFTLLPFVWMFLSSVKPNNEVYAIPIKWFPSVWQWQNYLNIWTKSDMKVWILNTIFFAVIVTALQVFTGSFAAYGFSKIPFRGRTTLFLIYIATMAVPWQAYMIPQFKMISAVGLSDTRWSIILLQAFGAFGVFMMKQFYDTIPEDLSEAARLDGLSEFGIYWKIVLPLSGPSIAALAIITFTNTWNDYMGPLIYLRSQSLYTIQLGLKLFISQYNADYAMIMTGSVISVLPIIIVFLIGQKQFIQGIATSGMKG comes from the coding sequence ATGTCCACACAAGCAGTTGCTCCTCAGATCAGTGAGGTTTCTCCTGATATCCCGTTCAACAAGAAGCGCAAGTCCCCGCTGAAGATCGTCGGCACCGTCATCGGCTATGCCGCGATGCTCGCGGTGGCCGCGTTCACCTTGCTGCCCTTCGTCTGGATGTTCCTCTCGTCGGTCAAGCCGAACAACGAGGTCTACGCGATTCCGATCAAGTGGTTCCCCTCGGTCTGGCAATGGCAGAACTACCTGAATATCTGGACCAAGTCCGATATGAAGGTATGGATTCTGAACACCATCTTCTTCGCCGTCATCGTCACGGCCCTGCAGGTGTTCACCGGTTCGTTCGCCGCCTATGGCTTCTCTAAGATTCCGTTCCGCGGGCGCACCACCCTCTTCCTCATCTACATCGCCACCATGGCCGTGCCGTGGCAGGCCTACATGATTCCGCAGTTCAAGATGATCTCCGCCGTCGGCCTTTCCGACACCCGCTGGTCCATCATCCTGCTGCAGGCCTTCGGCGCGTTCGGCGTGTTCATGATGAAGCAGTTCTACGACACGATTCCCGAGGACCTCTCGGAGGCTGCAAGGCTTGACGGCCTGAGCGAGTTCGGCATCTACTGGAAGATCGTCCTGCCGCTTTCCGGCCCCTCGATCGCGGCGCTGGCCATCATCACCTTCACCAACACCTGGAACGACTACATGGGTCCGTTGATCTACTTGCGCAGCCAGAGCCTCTACACCATCCAGCTTGGCCTGAAGCTCTTCATCTCGCAGTACAACGCGGATTACGCGATGATCATGACCGGTTCCGTCATCTCGGTGCTCCCGATCATCATCGTCTTCCTCATCGGCCAGAAGCAGTTCATCCAGGGCATTGCGACCTCCGGTATGAAGGGCTGA
- a CDS encoding sugar ABC transporter permease — protein sequence MSDASMSNIAAMGADMAAAGEAGAQARKRPPKSKGNGGRVDEKAISHRNLRNGLIFISPNFIGFILLTLFPVLSLFYIAFTKWSAFGMPIFNGIKNWTRLWGDKIFWQSTWHTFYYSIVHIPLTLAIAFGLAVLLNSKLKGRGFFRTVAFLPYVTSMVAAAQVWAMLFDPKSGPINQFLKLFVGAGNVPGWLGSTKWAMPAVIIVGTWREVGYYMILLLAGLQTIPTELYEAAELDGANGWKSFWHVTVPSMRPTLFFVMVTLTIGSFKILDLTLIMTNGGPGTTTMVLAQYVYSVAFDRGDYGYASAVSLVLLFICMVVTLIQFWYNNSKED from the coding sequence ATGTCGGATGCTTCAATGTCGAATATCGCGGCGATGGGTGCAGATATGGCCGCGGCCGGTGAAGCGGGTGCACAGGCCCGCAAGAGACCGCCGAAATCTAAAGGGAACGGCGGCAGGGTCGACGAGAAGGCGATTTCGCATCGTAACCTTCGCAACGGTCTGATTTTCATCTCGCCGAATTTTATCGGCTTTATTCTGCTGACCCTGTTCCCGGTGCTTTCGCTGTTCTACATCGCATTCACCAAGTGGTCCGCGTTCGGCATGCCGATTTTCAACGGCATCAAGAACTGGACGCGCTTGTGGGGCGACAAGATCTTCTGGCAGTCCACCTGGCACACGTTCTACTATTCGATCGTCCACATTCCGCTGACGCTCGCGATTGCGTTCGGTCTTGCGGTTCTGCTGAATTCCAAGCTCAAGGGGCGCGGCTTCTTCCGCACGGTCGCCTTCCTGCCCTATGTCACCTCGATGGTGGCCGCGGCGCAGGTCTGGGCGATGCTCTTCGACCCGAAGTCCGGACCGATCAACCAGTTCCTGAAGCTCTTCGTGGGTGCGGGCAATGTGCCCGGATGGCTCGGTTCGACCAAGTGGGCTATGCCTGCGGTCATCATCGTCGGCACTTGGCGTGAAGTCGGTTACTATATGATTCTTCTGCTGGCCGGTCTGCAGACGATTCCCACGGAGCTTTACGAGGCGGCCGAGCTGGACGGCGCGAATGGCTGGAAGAGTTTCTGGCATGTCACCGTACCTTCGATGCGCCCGACGCTGTTCTTCGTGATGGTCACCCTGACCATAGGCTCGTTCAAGATCCTTGATCTGACGTTGATTATGACCAACGGCGGGCCTGGCACGACCACGATGGTGCTGGCGCAGTACGTCTACAGCGTGGCGTTCGACCGTGGTGATTACGGCTATGCGTCGGCGGTTTCGCTGGTGCTGCTGTTCATCTGCATGGTCGTCACCCTGATCCAGTTCTGGTACAACAATTCGAAGGAGGACTGA